The Pseudomonas berkeleyensis genome includes a region encoding these proteins:
- the aroC gene encoding chorismate synthase: MSGNTYGKLFTVTTAGESHGPALVAIVDGCPPGVEISLEDLQRDLDRRKPGTSRHTTQRQEADEVEILSGVFEGKTTGCSIGLLIRNTDQKSKDYSAIKDLFRPAHADYTYHHKYGIRDYRGGGRSSARETAMRVAAGAIAKKFLASQGIVIRGYMSQLGPIEIPFKTWDSVEQNAFFSPDPDKVPELEAYMDQLRRDQDSVGAKITVVAEGVMPGLGEPIFDRLDAELAHALMSINAVKGVEIGAGFACVAQRGTEHRDELTPEGFLSNNAGGILGGISSGQPIVAHLALKPTSSITTPGRSIDVDGNPVDVITKGRHDPCVGIRATPIAEAMIAIVLMDHLLRHRAQNADVRVTTPVLPQL, encoded by the coding sequence ATGTCCGGCAATACCTACGGCAAGCTGTTCACCGTCACCACCGCTGGCGAAAGCCATGGCCCGGCGCTGGTCGCCATCGTCGACGGTTGCCCGCCCGGTGTCGAGATTTCTCTGGAAGATCTGCAGCGTGATCTCGACCGCCGCAAGCCGGGCACCAGCCGCCATACCACGCAGCGCCAGGAAGCCGACGAGGTGGAAATCCTCTCCGGCGTGTTCGAGGGCAAGACCACCGGTTGCTCCATCGGCCTGCTGATCCGCAACACCGACCAGAAGTCCAAGGACTACTCGGCGATCAAGGATCTGTTCCGCCCGGCCCACGCCGACTACACCTACCATCACAAGTACGGCATCCGCGACTACCGTGGTGGCGGCCGCAGCTCGGCCCGCGAAACGGCCATGCGTGTGGCGGCCGGCGCCATCGCCAAGAAGTTCCTGGCCAGCCAGGGCATCGTCATTCGTGGCTACATGAGCCAGCTCGGCCCCATCGAGATTCCGTTCAAGACCTGGGACAGCGTCGAGCAGAACGCCTTCTTTAGCCCTGACCCGGACAAGGTGCCGGAGCTGGAGGCCTACATGGATCAGCTGCGTCGTGACCAGGATTCAGTCGGCGCGAAGATCACCGTGGTCGCCGAAGGGGTGATGCCGGGTCTGGGCGAGCCAATCTTCGACCGCCTCGACGCCGAGCTGGCCCATGCGCTGATGAGCATCAACGCGGTCAAGGGCGTGGAAATCGGCGCCGGCTTCGCCTGCGTCGCCCAGCGTGGCACCGAGCACCGTGACGAGCTGACTCCCGAGGGCTTCCTCTCCAACAATGCCGGCGGCATCCTCGGTGGTATCTCCAGCGGCCAGCCGATCGTTGCCCACCTGGCGCTGAAACCGACCTCCAGCATCACCACGCCGGGGCGTTCCATCGACGTCGACGGCAACCCGGTGGACGTCATCACCAAGGGCCGTCACGACCCTTGCGTCGGCATCCGCGCCACGCCGATCGCCGAGGCGATGATTGCCATCGTGCTGATGGATCACCTGCTGCGTCACCGCGCGCAGAACGCCGACGTGCGTGTCACCACGCCGGTGCTGCCGCAGCTGTGA
- a CDS encoding cupin domain-containing protein — protein sequence MSSLAVYLHTSPELPNKVLNHADDIASTLAAAGIDYRQVELPQAMRPGCEQAEFEAAYGLWLQALMGEEGHVQQELFNLQRNHPQKLELRARHLDEQVQAAASAWLFVGGFAQLSLHLDDHVYVLHGEKGDLLSLPAGTRYWFDLGEEPHALVVRLSASDESPVRTDDDIASRFPRLDD from the coding sequence ATGAGCAGCCTCGCCGTTTATCTGCATACCTCTCCGGAACTGCCGAACAAGGTGCTGAACCACGCCGATGACATCGCCAGCACCCTGGCCGCGGCGGGTATCGACTATCGCCAGGTCGAGTTACCGCAGGCCATGCGCCCCGGCTGCGAACAGGCTGAATTCGAGGCGGCCTATGGCCTCTGGCTGCAGGCGCTGATGGGCGAGGAAGGCCATGTGCAGCAGGAGCTGTTCAATTTGCAGCGCAATCACCCGCAGAAGCTGGAGTTGCGCGCACGCCACCTGGACGAGCAGGTACAGGCGGCCGCCAGTGCCTGGTTGTTCGTCGGTGGTTTCGCCCAGCTCAGCCTGCACCTCGACGATCACGTCTACGTGCTGCACGGCGAGAAGGGCGATCTGCTGTCGCTACCAGCCGGCACGCGGTACTGGTTCGATCTGGGGGAGGAGCCGCATGCATTGGTGGTGCGCCTGAGTGCCAGTGACGAATCCCCC
- a CDS encoding MFS transporter, with translation MSAALPYWRLSGFYFFYFALLGGTAPFLALYFDHLGFSPARIGELIAIPMLMRCLAPNLWGWLGDHTGQRLLIVRFGALCTLVCFAGIFFSQSYAWLALIMATHAFFWHAVLPQFEVITLAHLREQAARYSQIRLWGSIGFIVAVVGLGLLFEWLSLDAYPAALLVIMAGIVVSSFWVPNAQSVLRPNTLEPEGFLRQLRRPGILAFYISVGLMQLSNGPYYTFLTLHLEGVGYSRGAIGLFWALGVVAEILLFLVMARLLQRYSLRAVLLASFLITAVRWLLLGNLPQYLPVLLLAQCMHAATFGAFHAACIHFVQRSFADHQQGQAQALYVSLAGIGGALGALYAGYSWKSLGPAWTFAIASLVALLAAFIIATRLPPERP, from the coding sequence ATGAGCGCGGCCCTGCCGTACTGGCGACTGTCCGGCTTCTACTTCTTCTACTTCGCTCTGCTCGGGGGCACGGCGCCATTCCTGGCGCTGTACTTCGACCATTTGGGTTTTTCCCCGGCGCGGATCGGCGAGCTGATCGCCATTCCCATGCTGATGCGCTGCCTGGCACCGAACCTGTGGGGCTGGCTGGGTGACCACACCGGTCAGCGCCTGTTGATCGTGCGCTTCGGCGCGTTGTGCACCCTGGTTTGCTTCGCCGGCATCTTCTTCAGCCAGAGCTACGCCTGGCTGGCACTGATCATGGCCACTCACGCCTTCTTCTGGCATGCGGTGCTGCCGCAGTTCGAGGTCATCACCCTGGCCCATCTGCGCGAGCAGGCGGCGCGCTACAGCCAGATCCGCCTGTGGGGCAGCATCGGTTTCATCGTCGCCGTGGTCGGCCTCGGCCTGCTGTTCGAATGGCTGAGCCTGGACGCGTATCCGGCAGCGCTGCTGGTGATCATGGCCGGCATCGTGGTCAGCAGTTTCTGGGTGCCCAATGCGCAGTCTGTGCTGCGCCCGAACACGTTGGAGCCGGAGGGGTTTCTGCGCCAATTGCGCCGCCCCGGCATCCTCGCGTTCTACATCAGCGTCGGGTTGATGCAGTTGAGCAACGGCCCGTACTACACCTTCCTGACCCTGCACCTGGAGGGCGTCGGCTACAGCCGCGGCGCCATCGGCCTGTTCTGGGCGCTGGGCGTGGTGGCGGAGATTCTGCTGTTCCTGGTCATGGCGCGGCTGCTGCAGCGTTACTCGCTGCGCGCGGTGTTGCTGGCCAGCTTCCTGATCACCGCCGTGCGCTGGCTGCTGCTGGGCAATCTGCCTCAGTACCTACCGGTGCTGCTGTTGGCGCAGTGCATGCACGCCGCCACCTTTGGCGCTTTCCATGCCGCCTGCATCCACTTCGTGCAGCGCAGTTTCGCCGACCACCAGCAAGGCCAGGCTCAGGCGCTGTATGTCAGCCTGGCCGGGATCGGCGGTGCATTGGGCGCGCTCTATGCCGGTTATAGCTGGAAGAGTCTGGGCCCGGCCTGGACGTTTGCCATCGCCAGTCTGGTAGCCTTGCTCGCCGCCTTCATCATTGCCACCCGTCTGCCGCCCGAGCGGCCCTGA